One part of the Cyprinus carpio isolate SPL01 chromosome B12, ASM1834038v1, whole genome shotgun sequence genome encodes these proteins:
- the LOC109059785 gene encoding RUN domain-containing protein 3A, giving the protein MMREGSSGMEQSFMQSAMAMGAQSKKGFSRSIAVERKNLITVCRFSVKTLLEKYTAEPIDDSSEEFINFAAILEHILSHRFKGSGSWFDGQRSFWDFIRLACSKVPNNCISSIENMENINSSRAKGRAWLRVALMEKRLSEYIATALRDSRTTRRFYDEGAIMLREEATVLTGMLIGLGAIDFSFCLKGEALDGKSEAVIDYTPYLKFTQSYDYLSDDEDGQSVDSSNSDDSVEHPYIPLVTDEESWRNKCRKMEQRFKIINAQKGYLEELVRLRESQLKKVEMENKKLTAGLEELQLQSQKEKRELENIILELQEQLTSLIPGESHPLSKDLSIPLVNQWPSLQNYNNQEDRKLYHRGSFPSPEPHISLTTDSQRMERKQNLKAWCTAEKDYTPSMLGLCGSLSSLPSCKSLPSLRSTECLVNISAEPSPALTPS; this is encoded by the exons gttTTCAGTGAAGACACTGCTAGAGAAGTACACAGCAGAGCCCATCGATGACTCGTCTGAGGAGTTCATTAACTTTGCTGCTATTCTGGAACACATCCTCAGCCACCGCTTTAAAG GCTCTGGCAGCTGGTTTGATGGTCAGCGCAGTTTTTGGGACTTCATCCGTCTGGCCTGCAGTAAAGTGCCCAATAACTGCATAAGCAGCATTGAGAACATGGAGAACATCAACTCCTCACGAGCAAAG GGCAGAGCATGGCTACGGGTTGCACTGATGGAGAAACGGCTGTCTGAATACATCGCCACAGCTTTGCGAGATAGCCGCACCACCAG GCGGTTCTACGATGAAGGTGCTATAATGTTGCGAGAAGAAGCAACTGTTTTGACCGGAATGCTAATCGGACTTGGAGCAATTGACTTCAG TTTCTGTTTGAAAGGGGAGGCTCTGGATGGGAAGTCTGAGGCTGTTATTGACTACACTCCTTATCTGAAATTTACACAGAG TTATGATTATCTCAGTGACGACGAGGACGGTCAGAGCGTGGACAGCAGTAACAGTGATGACAGTGTTGAGCATCCGTACATCCCTCTGGTCACTGATGAGGAGAGCTGGAGGAACAAGTGCCGCAAGATGGAGCAGAGGTTCAAGATCATCAATGCGCAAAAG gGGTACCTTGAGGAGCTGGTAAGGCTGCGGGAATCTCAGCTGAAGAAGGTGGAGATGGAGAATAAGAAACTAACAGCTGGACTAGAAGAACTGCAGCTGCAGAGccagaaagagaagagagaactgGAGAACATCATTCTGGAGCTGCAGGAACAACT GACAAGTCTGATTCCAGGCGAATCACATCCACTCTCTAAGGATTTGTCAATCCCTCTTGTTAACCAATGGCCATCACTCCAAAACTACAACAACCAGGAGGACAGGAAGCTGTACCACAG GGGTAGTTTCCCCAGCCCGGAGCCACATATAAGCCTAACCACAGATTCTCAGAGGATGGAAAGGAAACAGAATTTAAAAGCCTGGTGCACAGCAG aaaaagacTACACTCCCTCAATGTTAGGTCTTTGTGGTTCTCTGTCCTCTTTACCCAGCTGTAAGTCCCTGCCAAGCCTGAGGTCGACAGAGTGCCTGGTAAACATCAGCGCAGAGCCCAGTCCTGCTCTAACCCCCAGCTAG